The following coding sequences are from one Cystobacter fuscus DSM 2262 window:
- a CDS encoding LysR family transcriptional regulator ArgP: MLDYPLLEALAAVVREGSFERAARVLHVTPSAVSQRVKLLEERLGQVLVVRAQPCRPTATGAVLCRHAEQVALLEHELRARLPEVGTAAGPLPTLRLAANADSVATWLVRALAAFASRHDLLFDLAVDDETNTAEMLRSGSVLGAVTSQNEPVQGCRSTRLGALRYLATCSPDFHRRHFASGVTPAALAGAPCLRFDTKDALQRTFLRRLTRAHLEPPTHWVPSSHGFLEACREGMGWGMNPEPLIREELRTGKLVELAAGRHLDVVLYWQQWRLASPLVQELTRTLQEAARATLR, encoded by the coding sequence ATGCTCGACTACCCTCTGCTGGAGGCGCTGGCGGCCGTCGTGCGCGAAGGGTCCTTCGAGCGTGCCGCCCGGGTGCTCCACGTCACGCCGTCGGCTGTCTCCCAGCGCGTCAAGCTCCTGGAGGAGCGCCTGGGCCAGGTGCTGGTCGTACGGGCGCAGCCCTGCCGCCCCACGGCGACGGGCGCGGTGCTCTGCCGGCACGCCGAGCAGGTCGCGCTGCTCGAGCACGAGCTGCGTGCCCGCCTTCCCGAGGTGGGGACGGCGGCGGGCCCCCTGCCCACGTTGCGCCTGGCGGCGAACGCCGACAGCGTCGCGACCTGGCTCGTGCGCGCCTTGGCGGCCTTCGCCTCGCGCCACGACCTGCTGTTCGATCTGGCCGTGGACGACGAGACCAACACCGCCGAGATGCTGCGGTCGGGCTCGGTGCTCGGCGCCGTGACCTCGCAGAACGAGCCCGTCCAGGGCTGCCGCTCCACGCGCCTGGGAGCGCTCCGCTACCTGGCGACGTGCTCTCCCGACTTCCACCGGCGCCACTTCGCCTCGGGCGTGACGCCCGCGGCCCTCGCCGGCGCACCGTGCCTGCGCTTCGACACCAAGGACGCGCTCCAGCGCACGTTCCTGCGACGGCTGACGCGCGCCCACCTCGAGCCGCCGACCCACTGGGTGCCCAGCTCGCACGGCTTCCTGGAGGCCTGTCGCGAGGGGATGGGTTGGGGGATGAACCCCGAGCCCCTCATCCGCGAGGAGCTGCGCACCGGGAAGCTCGTCGAGCTCGCTGCCGGCCGACACCTGGATGTGGTGCTGTACTGGCAGCAGTGGCGACTGGCGTCCCCGCTCGTGCAGGAGCTGACGCGAACGCTCCAGGAGGCCGCCCGCGCCACCCTGCGCTGA
- a CDS encoding LysE/ArgO family amino acid transporter has protein sequence MELSPFIRGAGLGASLIVAIGAQNAFVLRQGLLRAHVPLVVGVCVAGDVLLIAAGVAGMGRLIESLPWLVTMTTWCGAAYVAWFGLTSLARALRPAHTGMEAAGGREAGAGPTLRTALALTFLNPHVYLDTVVLLGSVAAREGGNGAPLFGIGAAVASCAWFSSLGFGARYLAPLFARPLAWRLLDGAIGLVMLALAGSLLA, from the coding sequence ATGGAGCTGTCACCGTTCATCCGAGGGGCCGGGCTGGGCGCCTCACTCATCGTGGCCATCGGAGCCCAGAATGCCTTCGTCCTGCGGCAGGGCTTGCTGCGCGCGCACGTCCCGCTGGTGGTGGGCGTCTGCGTGGCCGGGGACGTGCTCCTCATCGCCGCGGGCGTCGCGGGCATGGGGCGGCTCATCGAGAGCCTCCCGTGGCTCGTCACGATGACCACGTGGTGTGGCGCCGCCTACGTGGCCTGGTTCGGCTTGACGTCGCTCGCCCGCGCACTCCGCCCCGCCCACACGGGGATGGAGGCCGCCGGCGGGCGGGAGGCCGGCGCGGGGCCCACGCTGCGCACGGCCCTGGCGCTCACGTTCCTCAACCCCCACGTCTACCTGGACACCGTCGTGCTCCTGGGTTCCGTCGCGGCGCGGGAAGGGGGGAACGGCGCGCCGCTCTTCGGCATCGGGGCCGCGGTTGCCAGCTGCGCGTGGTTCAGCAGCCTGGGCTTTGGCGCGCGGTACCTCGCGCCCCTCTTCGCCCGGCCCCTCGCCTGGAGGCTTCTGGATGGCGCCATCGGGCTGGTCATGCTGGCGTTGGCCGGCTCGCTCCTGGCCTGA
- a CDS encoding tetratricopeptide repeat protein, with the protein MPSRLLRPLWALPLLLSLACKDSDTLSARGQEQRFQAKMNEGHALLNENQPELAARAFSAASGLAPDRTEPLVQLAEAQRRAGNSGAAILALKQAMTLNPSEAPDIKRKLAERYERDGLIRQSITVLLELRDADQLRDSEILRLAHLQTMEGQHEEAFKTLERIQKDRPDDLNAKVVEAEILLAKGEEVLAAKLMDRLLEEQPELTAARVLRARYFLRNGYAEYAEQDLSRIPPEDALLPEYVALRVGVLTELDRRADAEKLLAQAVEQNPRNADLLARLAELRWVAGNKVEAQRLVEQALKAQSDSARALYVRGLMHEGAGNAQLAKEDYGFALTENSRFAPALSRLWRLQARAAQDDAAVASLERLLVLGEATLEEKVALADLYARTRTKPEQGLKLIAEALKQDARNEEYLEIQKALKSILPRKKAAGPLIMRGGRR; encoded by the coding sequence ATGCCCTCGAGACTCCTCCGCCCGCTCTGGGCCCTCCCCTTGCTGCTGTCGCTCGCCTGCAAGGACTCCGACACGCTCTCCGCCCGAGGCCAGGAACAGCGCTTCCAGGCGAAGATGAACGAGGGCCATGCCCTGCTCAACGAGAACCAGCCCGAGCTGGCCGCGCGCGCCTTCAGCGCGGCCTCCGGCCTGGCGCCCGACCGCACCGAGCCGCTCGTCCAGCTCGCCGAGGCCCAGCGCCGCGCGGGCAACTCGGGCGCGGCCATCCTGGCGCTCAAGCAGGCCATGACGCTCAATCCCTCCGAGGCGCCCGACATCAAGCGCAAGCTGGCCGAGCGCTATGAGCGGGACGGGCTCATCCGCCAGTCCATCACGGTGCTGCTGGAGCTGCGCGACGCCGATCAGCTGCGCGATTCGGAGATCCTCCGGCTCGCCCACCTCCAGACGATGGAGGGCCAGCACGAGGAGGCCTTCAAGACGCTGGAGCGCATCCAGAAGGACCGTCCCGATGACCTGAACGCCAAGGTCGTGGAGGCGGAGATCCTCCTGGCCAAGGGCGAGGAGGTGCTCGCCGCGAAGCTGATGGATCGGCTGCTGGAGGAGCAACCGGAGCTCACGGCCGCGCGGGTGCTGCGCGCGCGCTACTTCCTGCGCAACGGCTACGCGGAGTACGCCGAGCAGGATTTGTCGCGGATTCCCCCCGAGGACGCGCTGTTGCCGGAGTACGTCGCCCTGCGGGTGGGGGTGCTGACGGAGCTGGATCGCCGCGCGGACGCGGAGAAGCTGCTCGCCCAGGCGGTGGAGCAGAACCCGCGCAACGCGGACCTGCTCGCCCGGCTCGCCGAGCTGCGATGGGTAGCGGGCAACAAGGTCGAGGCGCAGCGGCTCGTGGAGCAGGCGCTCAAGGCGCAGTCGGACTCGGCCCGGGCGCTGTACGTCCGGGGCCTCATGCACGAGGGTGCGGGCAACGCCCAGCTCGCGAAGGAGGACTACGGCTTCGCCCTCACGGAGAACTCCCGGTTCGCCCCGGCGCTCTCGCGGCTGTGGCGCTTGCAGGCGCGCGCCGCCCAGGACGACGCGGCGGTCGCCTCCCTGGAGCGGCTGCTGGTGCTGGGCGAGGCCACCCTGGAGGAGAAGGTGGCGCTCGCCGACCTCTACGCACGCACCCGGACGAAGCCCGAGCAGGGCTTGAAGCTCATCGCCGAGGCGCTCAAGCAGGACGCGCGCAATGAGGAGTACCTGGAGATCCAGAAGGCGTTGAAGAGCATCCTGCCCCGGAAGAAGGCCGCGGGGCCGCTCATCATGCGGGGCGGGCGCCGCTAA
- a CDS encoding DUF4388 domain-containing protein has translation MAQVRKILIADPDLESVRPLSRALRTKGYQVHYAPDGSRALEVAVLRHPDLILFDEACRMLDARTFINILHTNPRTDDIPVVVSTSQFEADKLRGLRDGFLRKPFNLDEVLSRIEHVFRRSEAAKDLKSEAQEIEGSLSQLGIPDLMQILGMNKRSGKLTLERGNERGEIVVMEGRPFNARVGRAEGEKALFRLLVWTEGTFTFAPGNTSGKPRIQRPMDSALLEAMRQADEVNRLLPGLPPRHTRLVLAPEADLTQDQHPVTAQVVDLLRQPRSLGEVLDLAPATDLDVVGVLHTLLQKGVARMTDGDSDEGTQAPLLGTAELHALRGRILRGRGSSREAVAKIFVCGSGPAVARRLLTQLADIAAVAAEPPAVRSGFGTLGRLALNELLSLDFCVLPPAEAARPLWRPFSAGAVGALLFDNTEAAVKLAHFLTWDIRLPLVVVGQPVPPELQGAPSGSASVGEDLKEAMRSLLVLALNPTPLVSGMPPPPRPSASTSSSP, from the coding sequence ATGGCCCAGGTCCGAAAGATCCTCATCGCCGACCCCGACCTCGAGTCCGTGAGGCCGCTCTCGCGCGCCCTGCGTACCAAGGGGTACCAGGTGCACTACGCGCCGGACGGCTCGCGCGCGCTGGAGGTCGCCGTGCTGCGCCACCCGGACCTCATCCTCTTCGATGAGGCGTGCCGGATGCTGGATGCGCGCACCTTCATCAACATCCTGCACACCAACCCGCGCACGGACGACATCCCCGTGGTGGTGTCCACCAGCCAGTTCGAGGCGGACAAGCTGCGCGGCCTGCGCGATGGCTTCCTGCGCAAGCCCTTCAACCTCGACGAGGTGCTCTCACGCATCGAGCACGTCTTCCGCCGCAGCGAGGCCGCCAAGGATCTCAAGAGCGAGGCGCAGGAAATCGAAGGCTCGCTCAGCCAGCTCGGCATTCCGGATCTCATGCAGATCCTCGGGATGAACAAGCGCAGCGGCAAGCTGACGCTGGAGCGGGGCAACGAGCGCGGGGAGATCGTCGTCATGGAGGGTCGCCCGTTCAACGCCCGGGTGGGCCGCGCCGAAGGGGAGAAGGCCCTGTTCCGGCTGCTCGTGTGGACCGAGGGCACGTTCACCTTCGCGCCCGGCAACACGAGCGGCAAGCCCCGCATCCAGCGCCCCATGGACAGCGCCCTCCTGGAGGCCATGCGGCAGGCGGACGAGGTGAACCGGCTGCTGCCCGGACTGCCGCCGCGCCACACCCGGCTGGTGCTCGCGCCGGAAGCGGATCTCACCCAGGATCAGCACCCGGTGACGGCGCAGGTGGTGGACCTGTTGCGCCAGCCCCGGTCGCTGGGCGAGGTGTTGGATCTGGCGCCGGCCACGGACCTGGACGTGGTGGGCGTGCTGCACACGCTCCTGCAGAAGGGCGTGGCCCGGATGACCGACGGTGACTCGGACGAGGGCACCCAGGCGCCGCTCTTGGGGACCGCGGAGCTGCACGCGCTGCGCGGGCGCATCCTCCGGGGCCGGGGCTCCTCGCGCGAGGCCGTGGCGAAGATCTTCGTCTGTGGCAGTGGGCCCGCGGTGGCGCGGCGGCTGCTCACCCAGCTCGCGGACATCGCCGCCGTGGCGGCCGAGCCCCCCGCGGTGCGCAGTGGCTTCGGCACGCTCGGGCGGCTGGCCCTCAACGAGCTGCTGAGCCTGGACTTCTGCGTGCTGCCCCCGGCGGAAGCCGCGCGGCCCCTGTGGCGGCCCTTCAGCGCGGGCGCGGTGGGCGCGCTGCTCTTCGACAACACGGAGGCGGCCGTGAAGCTGGCCCATTTCCTGACCTGGGACATCCGCCTGCCCCTGGTGGTGGTTGGCCAACCCGTCCCTCCGGAACTCCAGGGCGCACCCTCGGGCTCGGCCAGCGTGGGCGAGGATCTCAAGGAGGCCATGCGCAGCCTGCTCGTCCTGGCGCTCAACCCCACGCCCCTGGTGTCTGGAATGCCTCCGCCCCCGCGCCCCAGCGCCTCGACTTCCTCCTCGCCGTAG
- a CDS encoding response regulator, whose amino-acid sequence MAGPILVVDDDPFFRQLASDMLSRRGYRVVTVESAAQALDEVGRASYDLVITDVVMPGMDGLTLTEKLRERDPAQEIILVSARPDMKGSAMALKVGVAVVLTKPVDETDLLLATERALERAQLRHERAKLQNENLEFARYQHLHQRCLEFLSQPDLEWLQERVAAELASVCDAQSAALWISDDRGQLVLRAYRGLLDRHFLVDRISTEGPLGPYMREGHPWVAHEQRSSILYVPFVNNGELLGLAQLSDPLAGEFRPEHLHYAKILGDSAAVGVKNGRKMLALQRLGLRDRDTAAYNLSYFTDYASKEIYKARRYGRMFSLLTFSVDNLPLVRMRLGATEAKLAVRGIIKALSRIVRDSDVIAKASDQEFYLLLPETDFFGAMMFVRRALAAVREEPEAQEVEARLPLGLVGGASTFPKDGEDFDELMYRCRRRMDERRASLQRKLMLDTLPFWDEVDLLLGNASSPRLPVEDNAEPSRRGKVSDALFDELQVEIARELMRDPASRGLLYVGSPEIRSELPIVQGLESASPDMASRIYLLGRRMDLESHRALTPVFLEGDDRMSRHEFILWLSENAAYALIQRRGLGATWGFHSSDTAVVDGLITRLQAEYDLQPY is encoded by the coding sequence GTGGCCGGTCCCATCCTCGTCGTCGACGACGACCCATTCTTCCGGCAGCTCGCCTCCGACATGCTCTCCCGGCGCGGCTACCGCGTCGTCACGGTGGAGAGCGCCGCCCAGGCCCTGGACGAAGTGGGTCGCGCCTCCTACGACCTGGTCATCACCGACGTGGTGATGCCGGGCATGGATGGCCTCACCCTCACCGAGAAGCTGCGCGAGCGCGACCCCGCCCAGGAGATCATCCTCGTGAGCGCGCGCCCGGACATGAAGGGCTCGGCCATGGCGTTGAAGGTGGGGGTGGCCGTCGTCCTCACCAAGCCCGTGGACGAGACGGACCTGCTGCTGGCCACCGAGCGCGCCCTGGAGCGTGCCCAGCTGCGCCACGAGCGCGCCAAGCTCCAGAACGAGAACCTGGAGTTCGCCCGCTACCAGCACCTGCACCAGCGCTGCCTGGAGTTCCTGTCCCAGCCGGACCTCGAGTGGCTCCAGGAGCGCGTGGCCGCCGAGCTCGCCTCGGTGTGCGACGCCCAGAGCGCCGCCCTGTGGATCTCCGATGACCGGGGCCAGCTCGTCCTGCGCGCCTACCGGGGTCTGCTCGACCGGCACTTCCTCGTGGATCGCATCAGCACCGAGGGGCCGCTCGGCCCCTACATGCGCGAGGGCCATCCCTGGGTGGCACACGAGCAGCGCTCGTCCATCCTCTACGTCCCCTTCGTCAACAACGGCGAGCTGCTGGGCCTGGCGCAGTTGTCGGATCCGCTCGCGGGCGAATTCCGCCCCGAGCACCTGCACTACGCGAAGATCCTCGGCGACTCGGCCGCGGTGGGCGTCAAGAACGGCCGCAAGATGCTGGCGCTGCAGCGGCTCGGGCTGCGCGACCGGGACACGGCCGCCTACAACCTCAGCTACTTCACCGACTACGCCTCCAAGGAAATCTACAAGGCGCGGCGCTACGGGCGCATGTTCTCGCTGCTCACTTTCAGCGTGGACAACCTGCCCCTGGTGCGCATGCGCCTGGGCGCCACGGAGGCGAAGCTCGCCGTGCGCGGCATCATCAAGGCGCTCTCGCGCATCGTGCGCGACTCGGACGTCATCGCCAAGGCGAGCGACCAGGAGTTCTACCTGCTGTTGCCGGAGACGGACTTCTTCGGCGCCATGATGTTCGTGCGCCGCGCCCTGGCCGCCGTGCGCGAGGAGCCGGAGGCGCAGGAGGTGGAGGCGCGGCTGCCGCTCGGGCTCGTGGGCGGGGCGAGCACCTTCCCCAAGGACGGCGAGGACTTCGACGAGCTGATGTACCGCTGCCGCCGGCGCATGGACGAGCGCCGCGCGTCCCTGCAGCGCAAGCTCATGCTCGACACGCTGCCCTTCTGGGACGAGGTGGATCTGCTGCTCGGCAACGCCTCCAGCCCCCGGCTGCCCGTGGAGGACAACGCCGAGCCCTCGCGCCGCGGCAAGGTGTCCGATGCGCTCTTCGACGAGCTGCAGGTGGAGATCGCGCGCGAGCTGATGCGGGATCCGGCCTCGCGTGGGCTGTTGTACGTGGGCAGTCCGGAGATCCGCTCCGAGCTGCCCATCGTGCAGGGCCTGGAGTCGGCCTCGCCCGACATGGCCTCGCGCATCTACCTGCTCGGGCGGCGCATGGACCTGGAGTCGCACCGGGCCCTCACGCCCGTCTTCCTGGAGGGGGACGATCGCATGAGCCGGCACGAGTTCATCCTCTGGCTCTCGGAGAACGCCGCCTACGCGCTCATCCAGCGCCGGGGGCTCGGCGCCACCTGGGGCTTCCACTCATCGGACACCGCCGTGGTGGATGGGCTCATCACCCGTCTGCAGGCCGAGTACGATCTGCAGCCGTACTGA
- the dapF gene encoding diaminopimelate epimerase, whose amino-acid sequence MSTTEFFHKYHGLGNDFIVLDRRQTGVDVDAQTAQWLCDRRLGIGADGVLSLLPSETGMARMVVHNSDGSIAEMCGNGLRCAVKYLVDNSGEKPERIDVETGAGLLACVPGYGADGVAQVEISMGPARLVEPNLPSGATQRPFLDEPVPGHAGLRGHAISMGNPHLVLLDQPLETASRLGPVLERHPDFPERTNVEFVRVDADGLTVVVWERGCGLTQACGTGACAAAVAAVLAKRRPAEDWSRVRLPGGDLFIWVATDLSDIRLRGPAAFVFTGVVPDAPGR is encoded by the coding sequence ATGAGCACCACAGAGTTCTTTCACAAGTACCACGGCCTCGGTAACGACTTCATCGTCCTGGATCGCCGCCAGACGGGCGTGGACGTGGATGCCCAGACCGCCCAGTGGTTGTGCGATCGGCGCCTGGGCATCGGCGCGGACGGAGTGCTCAGCCTGCTGCCCTCGGAGACGGGCATGGCGCGCATGGTGGTGCACAACTCCGATGGCAGCATCGCCGAGATGTGTGGCAACGGCCTGCGCTGCGCCGTGAAGTACCTGGTGGACAACTCGGGCGAGAAGCCCGAGCGCATCGACGTGGAGACGGGCGCGGGCCTGCTCGCGTGCGTGCCCGGTTATGGCGCGGATGGGGTCGCCCAGGTGGAGATCTCCATGGGGCCCGCGCGGCTCGTCGAGCCGAACCTGCCCTCGGGCGCCACCCAGCGGCCCTTCCTCGACGAGCCCGTGCCGGGCCACGCCGGCCTGCGCGGCCATGCCATCAGCATGGGCAACCCGCACCTCGTGCTGCTCGATCAGCCCCTGGAGACCGCCAGCCGTCTGGGCCCCGTGCTCGAGCGCCACCCCGACTTCCCCGAGCGCACCAACGTCGAGTTCGTCCGCGTGGACGCGGATGGCCTCACGGTGGTGGTGTGGGAGCGCGGGTGTGGTCTCACCCAGGCCTGTGGCACCGGCGCCTGCGCGGCGGCCGTGGCGGCGGTCCTGGCGAAGCGACGCCCGGCCGAGGACTGGTCGCGTGTCCGCCTGCCCGGAGGGGACCTGTTCATCTGGGTCGCCACGGATCTGTCGGATATCCGCCTGCGCGGTCCCGCCGCCTTCGTCTTCACCGGCGTTGTCCCGGATGCTCCGGGCCGCTAA